TGCACCGGCCCGCTCGCCGCGCTCGGGGGCCGCGAGTCGGCGGGGTACGAGATCCACCACGGGCGCACGGAGCCGGGCCGGGGCGCCGAGGTGCTGATGCGGATCGAGGGGGAGCCGGCGGGCGTGGCGGCCGGGCCGGTGTGGGGGTGCTACCTGCACGGCGTCTTCGCGGACGACGCGGTGCGGGCCGCCTGGCTCGGCTCGCTCCGGGACGGCGCGGGAGACCCGGGGCGCTGGGAGGCGCACCTGGACCGGGAGCTGGACCGCCTGGCCGACGCGGTGGAGGGGGCGCTCGACATGGACGCCGTGGACCGGCTCGCCGGCCTCGCCGCGGCCCGGAGGTGAGCGCGATGGGGCGGATCGTGCTGGTGACCGGCGGCGCCCGGAGCGGCAAGAGCGGCTGGGCGGAGCGGCGCGCCGCGGAGCTGGCGGGCGACGCCGTGACCTACATGGCAACCGCCGAGGCGCTGGACGAGGAGATGGCGCGGCGCATCGCCCGTCACCGCGCCGAGCGCCCCGCCGCGTGGGCCAC
The DNA window shown above is from Longimicrobiaceae bacterium and carries:
- a CDS encoding bifunctional adenosylcobinamide kinase/adenosylcobinamide-phosphate guanylyltransferase produces the protein MGRIVLVTGGARSGKSGWAERRAAELAGDAVTYMATAEALDEEMARRIARHRAERPAAWAT